The nucleotide sequence ATTAAAACCGCTTTAGTTTTTAAGAACTGTCCTAAGCGACAGGTTGTTTTTCGAGTACGCCTGATAATATATAAACTAAATACCTATGAGTTTAGATTTATGGCAACACGTCGAAGCGACCTCGTCAATTTATCCGAAACACCGTTTTACCATTGCGTAACGCGTTGTGTTCGGCAATGCTATTTGTGCGGATATGATAAAAACACAGGGCAAAGTTTTGAACACCGCCGAGGTTGGGTTGAAAAAAGAACGTTATTTTTGTCATCCGTTTACGCCATAGATTTATGCGCCTACGCCGTGATGAGCAACCATGTTCATGTTGTTTTAAGAGTAGATGAGAAATCAGCTAACTCACTTTCAATGCGGGAAGTGTTAATACGATGGCACAAACTCCATAAAGGCACATTACTCACTAAATCCTACCTAGCTGGCGAAGCCCTCTCTGAAGCAGAATTGTTGAGTGTAAAGCGTACCGCTGCCGTATATCGAAAACGATTATTTAGTATCAGTTGGTTTATGCGGGATCTTAATGAGTACATCGCTCGCGCAGCAAATGCTGAGGACGAATGTAAAGGGCGCTTCTGGGAAGGTCGTTTTAAGTCTCAAGCGCTTTTAGATGAGAAAGCATTACTTAGTTGTATGGTCTACGTTGACTTGAATCCAATACGTGCATCATTAGCCAGCACCCCTGAAGACTCCGAGTACACCAGTATTAAACGGCGTATTGAATGTAAGTTAACACGTAAAACGTCAACGGGAATTCTACCTTTTAAATCCGATACTGCTTGTTCAAATCAATATTGCCTCAACCTAACTTTTACAGAGTATGTGACGTTACTAACTCAGACGGGTAAAGCTGTGAGAGATGATAAAGCGGGATTTATTGACGGTGAGTACCAAGCTTCATTGAACCAAATAGCCTTATCTAGTTCCCAGTGGCTGAAAGCCAGTCTCGAATTTGAACAACACTTCTCTATCGCAGTGGGTAGTGTAAGTAGGATAAAAAATTCCAGCACACTACCGGGCGGCGAAGGTTAAAAGGGGTTTCGACCGCCCGGAAACTCTTTGGTTAACGTCTACAAACTCGCAAACTCTGACGAGGTATGAACGTAATTTTGCTGATGATGAATAAGAATACTTTTTGCTCTATTGACCATATCATCTCGCTGAAATTCCCAATTTCTTAAATCAGCTTGCTTTGCCTGCTTCAAGTAGTAGGAGATTCGCGCATTTCTAAGAAGATGACTCTTTCGATTAAAGTCAAACTCAGCACTGTTGTAAATCGTTTCAATCTTGATGATAGAGGGATGATACGGCTTATCTGTATTACCAGCATTTGCCTGGCTGATAAGATTCGTACCACTCATTAAAAGCCCAGCTATCATGATTCCAGCGGAGATTAGTGAAGCTGAGAAAATCCAGCGTAAAATATTCATCGCGTTAGTCCCTTGCAATAATATAAATTAAAAAGTCACTGGGAATAAAGCACTTCTCATGCCATCACAAAAAGCATTTATAATCAATAACTTAAACTCTCACAGCAAATAAACTCACGCAGACAAAAAGTAAGTTCTACACTACATAAGGAACATTCTTCTAATGGCCTGCTATAAAGACACCCATTACTTTCACCTTGGATATTTTAATATGACCTACACAATTAATATGCAGAAAGACACCCTTTAAAACAACGCTGATCTAATGGTCTTTGAGTGGCTGTCCATTAAATGCCACTAGTAAACATATCTCGTGAAATTAAGTATCCGAAGAAACCCAGAGTGGATTAGTTGGGAGTAAGCGCAGTGAAGTGGGTGTCTAATTATTTTTAAGTTGGGTGTCTGAATAGATTGTCTATCTTCTAAACCCAATAAAAAAGGAGCCGAAGCTCCTTTTTTATCGCAAGGTCAAGACTAGTTCATGGCTGTCTCGGTAGCGGTATCAGGAACAACCTCTAGGTTGTCCTCTACGTCTTTAACATCTGACGCATTTTTTGCAATTTCAATAGCGAGTTGTCGCTCCGCATCGGAGTCAACCTCACCCGTTAATACTACATTGCCGTTTTCCACGTCGACGTCGATATCAAAACCTGAAATATCAGTGTCCATTAGTAACCGAGTTTTGATAACCGTCGCAATTTTAGCATCTGTTAACGCGCTTTCAGACTCTTCTTTCGATTCAGCAAGATCATCTTGCATGTCCTCGGAACTTTCAGAGAGATCTTTTTCCTCAACCACTGTGAGTCTGTTGTCTACCGACATTACACCATCAATGTTCGCAACTAACTCTTCAGCTAGCTTTTTGTCGACGGAGTTAGACACCTTACCCGTTAAGATAACATCACCGTTATCAACGTCGGTATTGATATCGAATGAGTTCAAATTGCCATTGAATAATAGCGTTGCTTCAGCTTTACCATCTATCCAAGCATCCTTTGCGCCTTTTTCCCATTTGTTATCCGATTCCATATCCCCGGCAACAGCCGCTGAACTTATGGATGTAGCAACTAATAGTGAGATCAAAGTACGTTTCATAACATTTCTCCTTTGTTGAAACACATTAGTTACTAAGCGAAAGTCAAGCCACTATTTTAAACCATTGATTTAATGAAAATTTATTTAAAACACCTAATATTAACGCGTTCCCTATTTTGCAAAGTTTGCCCGTGATTGCGAAGTTTTTACTGAGCCACGTGATATATACGGTACAAATTTTGTATACCATATACGCAATAACGCGAAGGCGAAATTTCAATTATAACCTTAGCAAAGGCAAAGCCACGCCTGGTGTGGATTGTAGTGCTTTGTTACCTTTTCAATTAACGCAATGTCAGGAAGGACGATGAACATTTTACTGGATACAGTAGCAATTCTACTCATACTTATTACGCTGGCCCCCTCTCTTCCTTCTTCCCACTGGTTAGTTAGAGTTTGGGAATTTCCCCGCCTTCAAATTCTGTGCATCATGTTGATAACATTAACGGCTAGCCTTTTAATAGGAGGGGCTGAAGGCCTAGGATTCAATATCCAAAGCCTGCTATTACTTGTACTCGTGGGCTGTGCTATATACCAAGCCTTCTGGATTTATCCCTACACACCGTTGGCTTCCAAAGAAGTGGAAAGGGCTGAGTCGCCGGACCAAGACAATAAGATTAGCATTCTTTCAAGTAACGTCTTTATGCCCAATGAAAACTACCATAAACTTCTTTCTCACGTAAAAGACACCCAACCCGACTTCCTAGTCACCTTAGAGTCGAATAAGCGATGGCAGAATGCACTTGCAGAACTAAATTCGGATTACCCTTATCAGAAACACTGTCCGTTAGAAAATTTGTATGGAATGAACCTGTATAGCAAAGTGCCATTGGATACCGTAGAACTGCATTATTTTGTAGAAGATGATGTGCCTTCGTTCAAAGTCACTTTCACAAAAAACAATAGCACTGTAACAATATTTTTCCTTCATCCTAAGCCGCCAAGCCCTACTGAAAATAAAAGAGCGAAACCTCGGGACATAGAGTTAGATCTGGTAGGCAATATAGTTTGTGATTACGAAGAGCCAGTGATTGTCGCTGGTGATTTAAATGATGTGGCTTGGTCTCCCACCACTCGTAAGTTCAGAAAAGTGAGCGGCCTTCTAGACCCGCGTATCGGGCGAGGCTTTTATAACACCTTTCACGCCCATTACCCTTTAATTAAATGGCCTCTTGATCATTTATTTCATTCGAGTCATTTTTCACTTGTGGATATACGCAAGCTTGGTGATATCGGCTCCGATCACTACCCGTTATTGACGACGCTGCAGTTGAAAGGGTGAAATCTAAGGTAAGTCGTAACTTGATGAAGGAAAAAAGTCTCAGCCAATTAATTAGGCAGTTTGGGTACTCACATGTTCAACCGGTCGTTTTCTTAGGTGTTTCACACACCACATCACGCTATCACAAGCGTCTTCCCTACGTTTAAAGTGAGACAAACCTAATAATCTGTCACTCCTAGGCCAAACCGCTTGATTTAGCACAGCGACATCACTTTCCGTGAGGCGTGAGGCATCCAACACTATTTCAATCGCTTTTTTATTAGGTTTAATCAAAGTGGGATTAGCAACGGTTACCAAGGATTTATCGACACAAATATACTCCCGTTTAACTGGGTCTCTTACCACTCCTACGGTATTGTCATCGCAAATAATCGCCGGCCAACCTTCAGAAATACGACTTTGACCAAACATGAGTAGTGTAAAGGCAACAAGCACAAAGAGAGTAAGGCCAATAAACTGAACACTTAAATCAGGTGCAACAGAGACAATAACAGCCACAATAGCCACGAAAAGGATCCAACCACCGAACACCCTTCTCATCGCATTCGGAGAAATTCCTGAAATGATATCAACGTGTTTCAGCGTTTGCTTATCATATTGACGAAGTACTACAGATGACTGCGAGGACACAACTCACTCCCACGATTATTTCGATGAACTTTATTAGCTAACAGATACGAAAACAAGTATGCAAAAGGTTAAATTTGAAGGCTAACTATGCCGTTTTAGGTAACTCTGATGACAACTGACATATTTCAAAATGCATGGACTCTGGATGCTTAGCTTGATGACGTCGTACTTTCGCTAGCACATTGAGCTCGTCGGGCTCACCAAAGAAAAACCACTCCGCAAACTGCCTGCCTAATCCACCACTTCTCAGTTGATAGACATGAACAACGTAACGGTAACCGCTATCGTACGCGCTCTGATAGGCTGAACTTTCATTTATGGAAGTAAAACCGCCGCGAGGATGAATAGCAAAGCTCTTAACGCCGGCACCTCTTCGCGTAAGGAAAGATAGCCCAGTTTGCGCTACACGTCGAAGCGCTGCATCTCTCACCTGTTCAAGCGTGACATCAAGGTAAGGAATGTCAATTTTTCCAAACATCCTGCACGCGTTAGGGCAGCCCGGAGCCAGTCCGATGGAAAAAGCGGTATGCTCCCGCCCCTCCCAAGGTCGCGTCCATACATATGGGCTTATGTGCACATAAAGTGTTTGCCCATCACAAGGGAGAACAAACACATCAGGTACGTTGGGATTCCGTGCATTAACGAGCTCGTTTAGGCTATTACTAGCATATTGCACGATCAGCCTCCTCAAACCACACTGCCTTCATGGCAAAATTATACTTAAGTATAACATACACGAATTATTTCACAATCGCAGAACCTTTGTTAGAACGATATGAAATAACCAATGATGAGTTATATTTAGAAATATAACTCATTGATATAATTAAATGTTTCTTCTAGTGGGATGAGGACATTTCGGTCAATTCAATCGTGTCTTCTGCCACGATTTTCAGGCACAGCAACTAGTTGCTCTTCAACGTAGGCGCATACTCCCTCCAAGGTGTCACCATGAGGAGATTCAAAGCTTACGCTGTCACCTTCCGACTGGCCTTCACAAGCTTCAATAGCTTCTGGTGGTGGCGTTCTTGGGCGTTCATGCTGTTGGGCAAATGCATTAGAAGCAGCGGTAACTAAGCCAGTTACTGCAATTAAACTCAATACCGTCTTTTTAACGTTTATACTCATAACTATTTCTCCACTGCATGGGTGTCTTGTTGTTTACTCTGGATTCAAGAATACGCTTGGTACTGAATCACTATAACGAAACAATGTGCAGTTCTAACGCAGCAAGTGTGTAAATACAGTGAATAAATGTTAAGCATGCTTGTGCCCCACCCTACCTTATATATAATTTACCCATGAAATTGTCCTATAAATTCCTGTGTTTACTGCTAGGCTTTACGTGCTTTTCGTTATTGCTTTCGCTCGCATTGGCCCGTTGGAGCTTTGAGCAAGGGTTCACAGAATTCATCATTAACCAAGAACGCGAGCGTTTAAATCAACTCGCGGTTCAACTCGTCGATGAATATCGTGCTAACGGCAACTCGTGGGAAAATGTAGAACTAGATAATGCTTCCTTTTTCTCTGGCCCTCCAAATAGAAAATTTGGCCCTCCTCGCCGAATGGGGCCGCCACCGCGATCACGGTCAATGGCTGCAAACAACCTCGACCTTGGCCCACCAACTGCACTTTTCGATAATGAAGATAATGTAGTAACTGGCAATGTCTCTAGAGATTCATCTGCAAAGCAAGTTACCGTGGATTTAATCTCAGACAGAGGGCGTATTGGTACGCTAATCAGTTACCCGCCACCGACGCCTAATTCAGAAATAGCCGTTGCATTTGCCGCCCAGCAAAATCACGCCATTATCATTATTGGGTTGGTTTCCTTCGCACTGGCAATCATCATAGCGTTGGGCATTACACCACGAATATTACGACCGTTTGAGTCGATATTAGCCGCAGTAAAAGCCCTGACTGCTCGTAAATACGACACCCACCTTCCAAATGAAAGAGCCGATGAATTCGGAGAGTTGATGAGCCATATCAATACGTTATCTACTACGTTAAAAAACAATGAAAACACAAAAAATCAATGGCTTGCTGACATATCTCACGAATTAAGAACACCGCTTACGATACTTTCTGGAGAAATAGAACTCATAAAAGCAGGCATACGCCCTTTAGACCAAAAGCAATTACATTCTTTCGATCAAGAAGTATCTCGATTGTCATTGCTTGTTGAAGACCTTTATCAATTGTCTCTCTCAGACATTGGCGGTTTGCGATACCATTTCCTGAGTGTCAATTTACGTGACGCTGTCATCTCACAAAAAGACACCCTATTAAGTAAGTTTATGCAGAAAGGCATCGATATTGAGATAGCTGAGGCTTCGCCCATATTCATAGATGCTGACCCTCAAAGAATAAACCAGTTAATCACAAATCTATTGGTGAATGCATGTGAATATACAGACGCGCCAGGTAAAGTCGTGATTACGCTCAAAGATAGCGGCCCCTCTGCTACACTACTTATTGAAGATACACCGCCTGGAATAAAGAAAGGCAATGAATCTTTATTATTTGAACCCTTATTTAGAGAAGACGCCTCTCGTGCTCGCCGAAGCTCTGGAGGCGGCCTAGGCTTGTCCATTTGCAAACAAATAGTTAACGCTCATCAAGGGAAGATTGTTGCAGAGCCCTCGAAGCTTGGCGGTATTAAAATCACAATCACGTTGCCAAAAGAACAACTTATAAAGGATAACTGATGCGGTCTGACAACCATGTTCTTATCGTAGAAGACGAAGAAAAAATTGCACAAATTTTGGTGGATTTCTTTGCGTTAGAAGGTTTTGATAGCCACGTATTACACTCAGGTGAAGGCGTTATAGATGAAGTTAAAAAACGCCCGCCAACCGCCGTAATCTTAGACAGAATGCTGCCTGGCGTGGACGGGTTAACCTTATGTAAGCAGATTCGACAATTTTCACAGGTTCCCATCTTAATGTTGACAGCGCGAGTGGATGAAATAGACCGCCTTATTGGTCTAGAAGCTGGCGCCGACGACTACGTATGTA is from Alteromonas australica and encodes:
- a CDS encoding endonuclease/exonuclease/phosphatase family protein, with translation MNILLDTVAILLILITLAPSLPSSHWLVRVWEFPRLQILCIMLITLTASLLIGGAEGLGFNIQSLLLLVLVGCAIYQAFWIYPYTPLASKEVERAESPDQDNKISILSSNVFMPNENYHKLLSHVKDTQPDFLVTLESNKRWQNALAELNSDYPYQKHCPLENLYGMNLYSKVPLDTVELHYFVEDDVPSFKVTFTKNNSTVTIFFLHPKPPSPTENKRAKPRDIELDLVGNIVCDYEEPVIVAGDLNDVAWSPTTRKFRKVSGLLDPRIGRGFYNTFHAHYPLIKWPLDHLFHSSHFSLVDIRKLGDIGSDHYPLLTTLQLKG
- a CDS encoding BON domain-containing protein gives rise to the protein MKRTLISLLVATSISSAAVAGDMESDNKWEKGAKDAWIDGKAEATLLFNGNLNSFDINTDVDNGDVILTGKVSNSVDKKLAEELVANIDGVMSVDNRLTVVEEKDLSESSEDMQDDLAESKEESESALTDAKIATVIKTRLLMDTDISGFDIDVDVENGNVVLTGEVDSDAERQLAIEIAKNASDVKDVEDNLEVVPDTATETAMN
- a CDS encoding ATP-binding protein, whose protein sequence is MKLSYKFLCLLLGFTCFSLLLSLALARWSFEQGFTEFIINQERERLNQLAVQLVDEYRANGNSWENVELDNASFFSGPPNRKFGPPRRMGPPPRSRSMAANNLDLGPPTALFDNEDNVVTGNVSRDSSAKQVTVDLISDRGRIGTLISYPPPTPNSEIAVAFAAQQNHAIIIIGLVSFALAIIIALGITPRILRPFESILAAVKALTARKYDTHLPNERADEFGELMSHINTLSTTLKNNENTKNQWLADISHELRTPLTILSGEIELIKAGIRPLDQKQLHSFDQEVSRLSLLVEDLYQLSLSDIGGLRYHFLSVNLRDAVISQKDTLLSKFMQKGIDIEIAEASPIFIDADPQRINQLITNLLVNACEYTDAPGKVVITLKDSGPSATLLIEDTPPGIKKGNESLLFEPLFREDASRARRSSGGGLGLSICKQIVNAHQGKIVAEPSKLGGIKITITLPKEQLIKDN